The Ketogulonicigenium robustum nucleotide sequence GCGCCACCACCGCCGCCGTTTTGTCACGCCCGAATACCTTGGCCCGCTGCATCGCGTGATGGCCGATGGCGCGCACCTGCGCGTCGCCACCGACATCCCCGACTATGTGCGCCAGACGCTGGAAGAAGTGCCCCCCGCCGGCTTTGCGCAGCTTGACCAGCCGATGGATCAGCCGTGGGACGACTGGATTTCGACCCGATACGAGCAAAAAGCCCTGCGCGAGGGCCGCTTCCCCCATTACCTAACCTTCACGAAAGAGGCGCGCTGATGCATTTCACCATCGCGATTGATGGCCCCGCCGCCTCGGGCAAGGGCACGTTGGCCAAGGCGCTGGCCAAGCATTTCGGTTTTGAGCATCTGGACACTGGGCTGCTGTATCGCGCCGTCGCCGCCCGTGTTTTGGCGGGCGATACGCCCGAACACGCCGCCCAAACGCTGGACACCCATCACCTGACCCACAAAGGTATGCGCACCCCCGAGGTTGGCGCCGAGGCATCGCGCGTGGCGGCGATACCCGCGGTGCGGGCCGCGCTGGTCGACTATCAGCGCAAGGTCGCGCGCCGCAAAGGTGGCGCGGTGCTTGACGGGCGTGACATCGGCACCGTCATCGCCCCCGAGGCTGAAGTGAAGTTCTTTATCACCGCCAGCGACACATCGCGTGCGCAGCGGCGGCTGGCCGAATTCACCGCCAAGGGGATCGACACCGATCTGGAAACCGTCCTGCGCGACATGCAAGACCGCGACGCCCGCGATTCCGACCGCGCCGCCGCCCCGCTGCGCCCCGCCGATGACGCGATCACAATTGATACGTCCGATCTGACCGCCGAGGAGGTACTGGCCATCGCCATCGAGCTGGTGGACGAGGTTTTGCCTAAATAACCCCGATTTCCGCCAAGGCTGCGGCCAGTGCGGGGGGCAGGGCATCATCACGGGCGCGCCGCGGGTCTTGGTCTGCTGGCGCGTCTTTGCCATCCAGATAGCGCCACCCTTGAAAGGGGCGGCGCGGTGTGGGGGTGACCCGCACCAGTGTGGGGTCGCAGACGATGGCGCAGCGTTCGATCCCGTCGCTGCCTTTTACGCGATCGAACCGGATCAGCCGCTGGCGGCACAGAATAACGCCCTTGATCACCCAATAGATCGACCCGTCGCCCGCCAGAATCTCGTCCTCGCGCTTCGGCCACATGCGGGTGATGTGGCGGGGCAGGCCATCGGCACTTTGCGCTTGCGGCAAGGTTTGCCATGCGGCCAGATCGGTCACATCGTCTGTCCCGACCGAGAGCTTGATCATATGAAGGGGGGATGGCATGCGGGTCTCCTTGCTGGGCAGTTTAGCGCCAAGCAAGGAGGGGTGCAATTCACCCTTTGTCGGGCGAAAAGCGTAGGAGGCGCAGCGCGTTCAGCGTGACCAGAACTGTCGCGCCCGTGTCGGCCATAATGGCCACCCACAGCCCCGTCATCCCTAAGACCGAGGTGACCAGAAACACCGCCTTCAGCCCCAGCGCGATGGCGACGTTTTGGTGGATGTTGCCCATGGTCTGGCGCGCCAGTGCGATCAGGCCGGGCACATCCTGCACGCGGTTACGCAAGATGGCGGCGTCGGCCGTTTCCAGCGCGACATCGGTGCCGCCGCCCATGGCGACGCCGACGGCCGCCTGTTTCAGCGCGGGCGCGTCGTTGATACCGTCGCCGACCATCATCACCGCGCCTCCGTCGCCCAGCGTGCGAATGGCGGCCAGCTTATCCTCGGGGCGCATCTCGGCCTTGAACTGCGTGCCAAGGGCGCCTGCAATGGCGGCGGCGGTGCGGGGGTTGTCGCCGGTCAGAATGGTCGCCGACACACCCATATCGCGCAGGCGGGCGATGGCGTCGGCGGCGTCGGCGCGGGGCTCGTCGCGCATGGCGATCAGGCCCAGCGCTTGGCCGCTGCGATAGACGACGACGGCGGTTTTGCCCTCGGCCTCCAGCGCGGCGGCGGTGTCCAAGGTGCCAGTGTCGATGACACCTTCGGCATGGGCCATGCGCGGTGATGTGACGAAGGCGGCTTCGCCGTTCACATCGGCGGTGACGCCCATGCCGGTCAGGTCACGCGCGCCGGTGGCGGGCAGGGCGGGCAGGGCAGCGGCGCGGGCCAAAATGGCACCGGCCAAGGGGTGGGACGAGCCGCGTTCAACCGCAGCCGCGACGGCCAAAGCCTCGTCGACCGTCGCGCCCAAGGGGATGACGTCGGTGACTTGCGGGCGGCCCTCGGTCAGGGTGCCGGTTTTGTCAAAGGCGATGGTGCGCACGGCGGCGGCGGCCTCGATCACGGCGCCGCCTTTCATCAGCAGGCCATTGCGCGCGCCCGTGGCCATGCCAGATGCAATCGCCGCGGGAACCGAGATGACCAGCGCGCAGGGGCAGCCGATCAGCAGCAGCGCCAGCCCGCGATAGACCCACGTGCCCCAATCCTGCCCGAAGGCCAGCGGCGGCACCACAATCACCATCGCCGATACCAGCACGATCAGCGGCATATACCAGCGGCTGAACCTGTCGATGAACCGTTCGGTCGGGGCGCGGGATTCCTCGGCTTCCTCGACAAGGCGGATGATGCGCGAAATGGTATTGTCGGCGGCTGTGCGCGTCACGCGAATGCGCAGCGCTGCTTGGGTGTTGATGGCCCCCGCAAACACATCTTCGCCCGGCCCGCGCGTGCGCGGCAGGCTTTCGCCGGTGACGGGGCTTTCATCGATGCCCGACGTCCCCTCGATAATCTCGCCATCGGCGGCGATGCGGTCGCCCGGACGGGTCTGGATGATATCGCCGATGCGCAGGCTGTCGGCGGGCACCTCATGCGTGTGGCCGTTGTGTTCGCGCAGCGCGGTGCGCGGCACCAGTGCGCCCAGCGCCCGGATGCCGTCGCGCGCGCGATTCGTCGCAACGCCCTCCAACACCTCGCCCACGGCAAACAGGAATACGACCAGCGCGGCTTCCTCGGCGGCGTTAATGAACAGCGCACCGACGGCGGCCAGCGTCATCAGGCTTTCGATGGTGAAGGGCTGCCCCGTGCGCAGCGCCGCGAACGCGCGGCGGGCGACAGGCACTAGCCCGACGATGCACGCCAGGGTAAATACCACCCCCTCGACCTGCGGGGCGATGGCGCTGATGATCCAGGCCGCGACCAGCAGCATGCCTGTGCCGATAACAAGGCGGCCTTTGGCAGTTTTGTACCATGCGCGACCGGCGTCCGCTGGGTCGTCGTGCGCATGGGCATGACCGTCATGAAGGGTATGGGGGCGGTGGTCGTGATTATGGGCCGCATTATGGGTCGCGCGGGGCGCGATGTCGTACCCAAGGCGGCGAACCGTATCCTCGACCGCCTCACGGGGTGTCTGGGCCTCGTCCAGCGTCAGCTTCAGGCGCTCGCTCATCACCGTAACTTCGACGTCTTGGGTCCCGGGCAGGCGCGCGACGGCTGTCTTGATCTTGCCCGCGCAGCCCGCGCAATCCATGCCGGCGATCGCCCATTCCAGGGGGCCGGTTTCAGCCTTTTGTGTCATTCGATTCCCCCTTCAGGGTAGGGTCTTGCTTTCGTCGAATCAGGAAACTAATTGCTCTAGCACCTATAGGTTCAAGGGGTTTTTGATGCTGACGATTGGAAAATTGGGTAAATCGGCGGGGGTCAAAGTGCCAACCATCCGATATTACGAACAAATTGGACTTTTGCCTGACGTCGGACGCAGCAGCGGAAACCAGCGCCTTTATGATGAAAACGTGCTGCAACGGCTGCGGTTCATCCGCCATGCGCGCGATTTGGGGTTTCCGCTGGATGCAGTGCGTGAATTACTGAGCCTGTCTGACCAGCCCGATCATTCCTGCGCGGCGGTCGATGAAATCGCGGTGCGCCAGCTGCACGAGGTGCGCGCCCGCATCAGCCGCCTGCAAGCCCTCGAGGCGGAGCTATCGCGCATGATCGCCGCTGATCAGCCCGGAAACGTGGCGCAATGCCACGTGATCGAGGTGCTGGGTAATCACGACCTCTGCGCCCACCACGATCATGGTGACGCTGCCTGATGCCGATATCTTTGCGTTTCAACGCCGTGCACTACAGCCCGGCGGACCTGCCCCTGTTCAATGGGTTGAATGTGGCCCTGCAAGACCACCGCGTCGCGCTGATCGGCCGGAACGGGGCGGGTAAGTCGCAGTTCTTGCGCCTTGCTGCAGGGCTGATTGCCGCCGATGAAGGCGAAGTGCTGCTGGATGGCGTCGCCATTGCCAAAGACCGCCGCCGTGCACTGGAACTGGTCGGGGTGATCTTCCAGAACCCCGACCACCAAATTATCTTCCCGACGGTGGACGAGGAAATGGCTTTCGGCTTGCGGCATTTGCCAAAGCCCGCTGCCACGGCCCGCATTGATGCAGTGTTGGACCGGTTTGGACGGGGCGCATGGCGCGGCCGCGCGGTGCAAAGCCTATCGCAGGGCCAGCGCCAACTGCTGTGCCTGATGGCGGTGCTGGCGATGCAACCCAAGCTGATCGTATTGGACGAGCCGACATCGGGGTTGGATCTGGTGACGCGGCTGCGGCTGTTGCAGGTGCTGGATGCCTTGCCGCAGGATGTTCTGCACATAACACACGATCTGGACGCGATCGCGGATTATGATCGCGTGATCTGGCTCGATGATGGTCGCGTCATTGGCGACGGGCGGCCCGCAACGGTGCTGCCCCAATACCGCGCCTACATGGCCGAGGAGGCTGCCCGTGCTGAGCCTGACTGCTGAGACGCAGACACCTTTTCACGGCTGGCCCGCCGCGACAAAATTATGGCTGCTCGCCGGGTTCAGTTTGGCCGTTGTCGGGTTTTCCAGCTTGCCGCTGGTGACCTGCGCGGCGGCGATGGTAGTGGCCGCGCATTTGGTGTGCGGCTGGCGGGTGTGCCGACAGGCACTGCGGCTGATGCGCCCGATCTGGATTTTTGTCACGATCATTCTGCTGTGGCAGAGCCTGTCGGGCGATGTCTGGCGCGGGGTGGAAATTGCGCTGCGGATCGTCGTGCTGGTGGCTGCGGCCAATCTGGTCACCATGACCACGCCGCTGCAGGCAATGATGCAGGCTGTTGCGGCAGGGCTTGGCCATATCGGGGTGCCTGCGGGGCTGCGGGCGCAAATGGCGATCGCGGTGGCCTTGGTGATCAGCTTCGTTCCGCAAATTTCGGCCCGCGCACGGCACTTGCGGCTGGCCTGGCGCGCGCGCAGCACGCGCCCTGCGGGCTGGCGGCTGGCCTTGCCGTTGGCGCTTTCGGCGGTTGACGCAGCCGATCAGGTCGGCGAAGCATTGCGCGCGCGCGGCGGTGTTGATGATCCCGCCCCAGCGCCCTTATCAACGGAGCAAGACTTTGGAACGTAATATCGCGATGATCGCCCTCTTTGCGGCGCTGATTGCCGCGCTGGCTTTCGTGCCCGCGCTGACGCTGCTGAACGGTGTACCGATTTCAGCGCAGAGCATGGGCATCATGTTGGCTGGGGCCATTCTGGGCCCGAAACGGGGCGCGCTGGCCGTGCTGTTGTTCTTGGCGCTGGTTGCGCTGGGCCTGCCGATCTTGTCGGGCGGGCGCGGGGGCTTGGGCGTTTTCATGGGCCCGACGATTGGCTACCTGATCGCGTTCCCCATTGGCGCATTCGTGGTGGGCTGGATTGCAGGGCGTTTCCGCAACCCCATGAGCATCACGGCAGTGGTCACGGGCACCGTGATCTCGGGGATTTTTCTGGTTAACTTCATCGGCGCGCTGGGCATGTGGGCCAAGCTGGACACGACCTTTACCGGCGCCCTGATGATGACGACGCCGTTCCTGTTGGGCGATGCCATCAAGGCGGTGCTGACGGGCATTATCACGGCGGCTGTCGCGCAGGCGCGCCCCTCGCTGATCAAACAACGCGCTTAAGGCGCGTCGATGCGGCTGGCGATCAGCGCGATGGCGCGCTGGTAGACGCCCGCCGCATTCCATTCCTGAATGACCGCGAAATTCGGCTGGCCTTCCATATAGCCCAGCGTCGTCTGCCAGCCCTTCTGGCGCAGGAAGTTGGCCGTCGAATAGAGGGCGTCTGCGCGGTTCGTCATATCGACCACGCCGTCGCCGTTGCCATCCACCCCATAGGTAATGATGTTGCCCGGCAGAAACTGGGTATGCCCCAGTTCGCCGTGCATCGCGCCGACCGAATTGGCACTGATGGCCCCGCGGTCGACCAGTTGCAGGGCAGCCACGGCGTGGGGCGTGAAAAACGCGGGGCGGCGGCAGTCATAGGCCAGCGTCGTGATGGCGGAAATCACGTTGCTGTCGCCCATGCCGTGACCGAAGCCGGTTTCCATCCCGTGAATGGCGACAATGATGCTGGACGGCACGCCGAATCGTTGTTCAAGCGCAAGGAAGAAGTCGCGGTTGTTCGCAATCTGGCGGCGGCCCTGCGCGACGATTGTGTCACCCCCGCGAATACGCATGAATTCGTCCAGCGCATAGCGGAAGCTGCGCTGGTTACGGTCTGCGTTTATGGTACGGGTGGCGTAATTTGCGCCCTCGAGCGCGGCCAGACCGCGCGCACCGACGCCGTTTTGCGCGGCATAGCTGGCAAATTCGCGCTTCCACGCGCCAAATCCGGCGGCGTCGTTACCGCAGGTAAGTGCGGCAGCGGGGCCCGCCGCCAAAACGCCCAAAAGCACCGCCAAAGCCGTTTTCCGCATTCTCATCCCCCCAATCTGGTTGCGGCGATGATAGCGGTGGCACCGCGCCGCGCCAGAAAACTTTTGCCGATCATGCGTTTGTTTCACTTTTCCGCTGGGAGGGGACAGATTGTCGCACTAATCTCGCTGCGGGACGGCGGGAAACGTGCCAGTCCCCGAAGGAGGAACCCCATGAAAACGCTTATCTCCACCCTGTCTGTCGCCGCATTGCTGGCTGGCGCTGCCCCCGTATTGGCAGCCGAGCCGGTCGAACTGTGGCGCACGACGGGCTTTACGGCACCTGAATCGGTCTCTTACGACCCCGGCACCGACGCATTTTATGTGACGAACGTGAACGGCGACGCCGAGGGCGCGGCCGGTTTCATCACCAAGCTGAACCGTGACGGATCGATCGCCGAGGAGCGTTTCGCCGAAGGCTTCACCCGCCCGCTGGGCACCGCGATCAAGGATGGCACCTTGTGGGTCGCCACCGTCAACACCATCGCAAAGGTCGACTTGTCCAGCGGTGCTGTTGAACAGTTCTCCGCCCCTGAAGGCGTAGGGATGCTGAACGGCATCGATGTGGGCGCGGATGGCACCGTATACGCCACCGACACGCTGAACGCGGCGATTTATGCGTTGCAAGACGGCGCGGTCAGCCTGTGGCTGCAAGACCCCGCGCTGACCGGCATCAACGGTATCGAGGCTGACGGCGACCGCCTGATCGTCGTCCGCATGGGCGATCTATCGAAGGGGTTCGCCAATATCTCGCCCATCGGCGACGCCAAGCAGATCGACATCGCGACCAAGGCGATCAGCGATTATGGTCAACCCGAGATCGGCATTTTCGACGGTGTCGACATGGCCGACGGCGGTGTGTTGGCTGCGGATTACGCAGGCGGCAAGCTGGTCTTCATCCCTGAAAACGGCGCCCCCGAGGTGCTGCTGGATACCGGCATTACCAGCTTTGCCGACCATCACTACTACCCCGAGATGGACGGCCTGATCGTGTTGCCGATCACCATGGCGAACGAAGTCGTCGCCTATAGCTGGAAGCAATAAGCAAAAGGGCCGCCCGATGGGGCGGCCCTTTCTGGTTTAACGGGTGCCGGCGAAGCGGACTTGCCAATCTTCGCGCTGCTCGTCGGTGATCTTGCTGAACAGCACCTCGGGCACCTCGAACGCATGGCCTGCGGGCAGGGCCGCCAGGAAGGCGGCGATATCTTCGGGCCAGGCGGTGTCTTCGGTCTTCATCGCGGCCAGCATGCTTGCGGATGCATCGGGGATGAAGGGGGCGGACAGAACCGCGTAAAGGCGGATCAGATTCAGGCCCAGACGGGTTTGCATCGCAGCGGTTTCAGTGTCGGTCTTGATCGTCGTCCACGGGCCGGCGGCTTGCAGATATTCGTTGCCCGCCACCCAGATCGCCCGCAGCTCGCCCGAGGCCTTGCGCACTTCCATCGCGTCCATAAAGCCCTCATAGGCTTTCAGGCGCTGGGTCAGCTCGGCGATTAGGGCGTTTTCACGCTCGCCCCAGACGCCGCCTTCGGGGATGACTTCGCCGAATTTGCTGCGGCAGAATTTGGTCACGCGGCTGACAAAGTTGCCCAGCACGTCGGCCAGATCCTTGTTCACCGACATCTGGAAGTTGTCCCAAGTGAATTCGGAATCCGATGTCTCGGGGGCGTGCGACAGCAGCCACCAGCGCCAGTAATCGGACGGCAGGATCGACAGGGCTTGGTCCATAAAGATGCCGCGCCCTTGGCTGGTCGAGAATTGGCCGCCGTCGTAGTTCAGGTAGTTGAACGATTTGATGTAATCGACCAGCTTCCACGGCTCGCCCGAGCCCATGATCGTGACGGGGAAGGAAAGGGTGTGGAAGGGCACGTTGTCTTTGCCCATGAACTGGGTGTAGCGCACATCCTCGGCGCCCATGTCGTTGCGCCACCAGCGCTGCCACGCCGCATCATCCAAGCCACGCGCATCGGCCCATTCTTTGGCCGCAGCGATATATTCGATGGGCGCGTCGAACCAGACGTAGAAGACTTTGCCTTCCATGCCGGGCCAATCCTGATCGCCCTTTTTCACCGGAACGCCCCAGTCAAGGTCGCGCGTGATGCCACGGTCTTGCAGGCCGTCGCCGTCGAACAGCCATTTCTTGGCAATCGATGTGGTCAGGACAGGCCAGTCGGTTTTGCTGTCGATCCATGCGGCCAGTTGGTCGCGCATTGCGCGCTGGCGCAGATGCAGGTGCTTGGTCTCGCGCACCTCCAAGTTGGTCGAGCCCGAAATCGCGCTGCGCGGGTTGATCAGGTCGGTCGGGTCCAGCTGCTTGGTGCAGTTTTCACACTGATCGCCCCGTGCTTTGTCGTAGCCGCAGTTGGGGCAGGTGCCCTCGATATAGCGGTCGGGCAGAAAACGGCTGTCATCGACGGAATAGATCTGCCGCTCGGACACTTCCTCGATCAGGCCGTTGTCGGCCAGTTGCCCGGCGAAATGCTGCGTCAGCTTGTGGTTTTGCGGGCTGGAGGAACGCCCGAAATGGTCGAACGACAGGCGGAAGCCTTTGGCGATCTCGGCCTGCACGTCGTGCATCTCGGCGCAGTATTCGGCGACGGGTTTTCCGGCCTTGGCGGCTGCCAGTTCGGACGGGGTGCCGTGTTCGTCCGTGGCGCACAGGAACATCACCTCGTGACCGCGCCCGCGCAGGTAGCGCGCGTAAAGATCTGCGGGCAGTTGGCTGCCAACCAGATTGCCCAGATGCTTGATCCCGTTGATGTATGGGATCGCCGAGGTGATAAGATGCCGTGCCATGCGTCCGTCCAGCCGATAAATTTGCCTATTGATTACCCTTTGCCGCACCAAAGGGCCAGAGGCCAGCGCAATCGGCTTGCATCATGGGGCTTGCACCCTAGTGTGCGGCCAAACCGCGACGAAAGATGTAAGGGTGCGCTATGAATAAAATGGAACTGGGCCAAAGCGGCGTGGTTGTTTCGGACTGGTGTCTGGGTACGATGACCTACGGCAACCAGACGGACGAGGCCGACGCCTTCCGTCAGATGGATATGGCGCGTGATGCGGGCGTCACCTTTTTCGACTGCGCCGAGATGTACCCCGTCAACCCCGTCCATGCCGATACAGTTGGCCGTAGCGAGGAATTCCTGGGCCGCTGGTTGGCGGCGCGCGGCAAGGGCGACAGTGTCGTTGCGACGAAGGTGACCGGCGAGGGGAACATGCAGGTGCGCGGCGGCGAGGGCTTTAGCGGCCCGATCATCCGCCGCACCGTCGAGGACAGCCTGCGCCGTCTGCAGGTCGAGTGCATCGATATTTACCAATTGCACTGGCCGCAGCGCGGGTCTTATGCCTTCCGCCAGAACTGGCAATACGACCCCTCGGGGCAGAGCAAAGCGGCCACGACCGCCCATATGGACGAGGTGCTGGGCACGCTGAAAGATCTGCGGGGCGCTGGCAAAATCCGTGATTTCGGCCTGTCGAACGAATCCGCTTGGGGTACCACCCGCTGGATCGATCGTGCCGAGGCGCAAGGCGCGCCGCGCGTTGTCACGGTGCAGAACGAATACTCGCTGCTTTATCGTATGTACGACACCGACATGGCCGAAGTGGGCGTGAACGAAGCGGTGACGCTGCTGGCCTATTCGCCGCTAGCGACGGGGCTGCTGACGGGCAAGTACCAAAACGGCGCGATCCCCGCGCTGTCGCGCCGCACCCTGAACGACGCGCTGGGCGGGCGCGTCAGCGACCGTGTGTTCCCGGCGGTGCAGGCGTATCTGGATATTGC carries:
- a CDS encoding (d)CMP kinase, which gives rise to MHFTIAIDGPAASGKGTLAKALAKHFGFEHLDTGLLYRAVAARVLAGDTPEHAAQTLDTHHLTHKGMRTPEVGAEASRVAAIPAVRAALVDYQRKVARRKGGAVLDGRDIGTVIAPEAEVKFFITASDTSRAQRRLAEFTAKGIDTDLETVLRDMQDRDARDSDRAAAPLRPADDAITIDTSDLTAEEVLAIAIELVDEVLPK
- a CDS encoding DUF1489 family protein, giving the protein MPSPLHMIKLSVGTDDVTDLAAWQTLPQAQSADGLPRHITRMWPKREDEILAGDGSIYWVIKGVILCRQRLIRFDRVKGSDGIERCAIVCDPTLVRVTPTPRRPFQGWRYLDGKDAPADQDPRRARDDALPPALAAALAEIGVI
- a CDS encoding heavy metal translocating P-type ATPase gives rise to the protein MTQKAETGPLEWAIAGMDCAGCAGKIKTAVARLPGTQDVEVTVMSERLKLTLDEAQTPREAVEDTVRRLGYDIAPRATHNAAHNHDHRPHTLHDGHAHAHDDPADAGRAWYKTAKGRLVIGTGMLLVAAWIISAIAPQVEGVVFTLACIVGLVPVARRAFAALRTGQPFTIESLMTLAAVGALFINAAEEAALVVFLFAVGEVLEGVATNRARDGIRALGALVPRTALREHNGHTHEVPADSLRIGDIIQTRPGDRIAADGEIIEGTSGIDESPVTGESLPRTRGPGEDVFAGAINTQAALRIRVTRTAADNTISRIIRLVEEAEESRAPTERFIDRFSRWYMPLIVLVSAMVIVVPPLAFGQDWGTWVYRGLALLLIGCPCALVISVPAAIASGMATGARNGLLMKGGAVIEAAAAVRTIAFDKTGTLTEGRPQVTDVIPLGATVDEALAVAAAVERGSSHPLAGAILARAAALPALPATGARDLTGMGVTADVNGEAAFVTSPRMAHAEGVIDTGTLDTAAALEAEGKTAVVVYRSGQALGLIAMRDEPRADAADAIARLRDMGVSATILTGDNPRTAAAIAGALGTQFKAEMRPEDKLAAIRTLGDGGAVMMVGDGINDAPALKQAAVGVAMGGGTDVALETADAAILRNRVQDVPGLIALARQTMGNIHQNVAIALGLKAVFLVTSVLGMTGLWVAIMADTGATVLVTLNALRLLRFSPDKG
- a CDS encoding MerR family transcriptional regulator, translating into MLTIGKLGKSAGVKVPTIRYYEQIGLLPDVGRSSGNQRLYDENVLQRLRFIRHARDLGFPLDAVRELLSLSDQPDHSCAAVDEIAVRQLHEVRARISRLQALEAELSRMIAADQPGNVAQCHVIEVLGNHDLCAHHDHGDAA
- a CDS encoding energy-coupling factor ABC transporter ATP-binding protein → MPISLRFNAVHYSPADLPLFNGLNVALQDHRVALIGRNGAGKSQFLRLAAGLIAADEGEVLLDGVAIAKDRRRALELVGVIFQNPDHQIIFPTVDEEMAFGLRHLPKPAATARIDAVLDRFGRGAWRGRAVQSLSQGQRQLLCLMAVLAMQPKLIVLDEPTSGLDLVTRLRLLQVLDALPQDVLHITHDLDAIADYDRVIWLDDGRVIGDGRPATVLPQYRAYMAEEAARAEPDC
- a CDS encoding energy-coupling factor transporter transmembrane component T family protein; amino-acid sequence: MLSLTAETQTPFHGWPAATKLWLLAGFSLAVVGFSSLPLVTCAAAMVVAAHLVCGWRVCRQALRLMRPIWIFVTIILLWQSLSGDVWRGVEIALRIVVLVAAANLVTMTTPLQAMMQAVAAGLGHIGVPAGLRAQMAIAVALVISFVPQISARARHLRLAWRARSTRPAGWRLALPLALSAVDAADQVGEALRARGGVDDPAPAPLSTEQDFGT
- a CDS encoding biotin transporter BioY; its protein translation is MERNIAMIALFAALIAALAFVPALTLLNGVPISAQSMGIMLAGAILGPKRGALAVLLFLALVALGLPILSGGRGGLGVFMGPTIGYLIAFPIGAFVVGWIAGRFRNPMSITAVVTGTVISGIFLVNFIGALGMWAKLDTTFTGALMMTTPFLLGDAIKAVLTGIITAAVAQARPSLIKQRA
- a CDS encoding lytic murein transglycosylase, translated to MRKTALAVLLGVLAAGPAAALTCGNDAAGFGAWKREFASYAAQNGVGARGLAALEGANYATRTINADRNQRSFRYALDEFMRIRGGDTIVAQGRRQIANNRDFFLALEQRFGVPSSIIVAIHGMETGFGHGMGDSNVISAITTLAYDCRRPAFFTPHAVAALQLVDRGAISANSVGAMHGELGHTQFLPGNIITYGVDGNGDGVVDMTNRADALYSTANFLRQKGWQTTLGYMEGQPNFAVIQEWNAAGVYQRAIALIASRIDAP
- a CDS encoding SMP-30/gluconolactonase/LRE family protein: MKTLISTLSVAALLAGAAPVLAAEPVELWRTTGFTAPESVSYDPGTDAFYVTNVNGDAEGAAGFITKLNRDGSIAEERFAEGFTRPLGTAIKDGTLWVATVNTIAKVDLSSGAVEQFSAPEGVGMLNGIDVGADGTVYATDTLNAAIYALQDGAVSLWLQDPALTGINGIEADGDRLIVVRMGDLSKGFANISPIGDAKQIDIATKAISDYGQPEIGIFDGVDMADGGVLAADYAGGKLVFIPENGAPEVLLDTGITSFADHHYYPEMDGLIVLPITMANEVVAYSWKQ
- the metG gene encoding methionine--tRNA ligase, whose translation is MARHLITSAIPYINGIKHLGNLVGSQLPADLYARYLRGRGHEVMFLCATDEHGTPSELAAAKAGKPVAEYCAEMHDVQAEIAKGFRLSFDHFGRSSSPQNHKLTQHFAGQLADNGLIEEVSERQIYSVDDSRFLPDRYIEGTCPNCGYDKARGDQCENCTKQLDPTDLINPRSAISGSTNLEVRETKHLHLRQRAMRDQLAAWIDSKTDWPVLTTSIAKKWLFDGDGLQDRGITRDLDWGVPVKKGDQDWPGMEGKVFYVWFDAPIEYIAAAKEWADARGLDDAAWQRWWRNDMGAEDVRYTQFMGKDNVPFHTLSFPVTIMGSGEPWKLVDYIKSFNYLNYDGGQFSTSQGRGIFMDQALSILPSDYWRWWLLSHAPETSDSEFTWDNFQMSVNKDLADVLGNFVSRVTKFCRSKFGEVIPEGGVWGERENALIAELTQRLKAYEGFMDAMEVRKASGELRAIWVAGNEYLQAAGPWTTIKTDTETAAMQTRLGLNLIRLYAVLSAPFIPDASASMLAAMKTEDTAWPEDIAAFLAALPAGHAFEVPEVLFSKITDEQREDWQVRFAGTR
- a CDS encoding aldo/keto reductase, coding for MNKMELGQSGVVVSDWCLGTMTYGNQTDEADAFRQMDMARDAGVTFFDCAEMYPVNPVHADTVGRSEEFLGRWLAARGKGDSVVATKVTGEGNMQVRGGEGFSGPIIRRTVEDSLRRLQVECIDIYQLHWPQRGSYAFRQNWQYDPSGQSKAATTAHMDEVLGTLKDLRGAGKIRDFGLSNESAWGTTRWIDRAEAQGAPRVVTVQNEYSLLYRMYDTDMAEVGVNEAVTLLAYSPLATGLLTGKYQNGAIPALSRRTLNDALGGRVSDRVFPAVQAYLDIAAQAGLDPVHMALAWLRRRPFPIIPILGATNSAQLQHALDGYRVTLSDDVCSAIDAAHRAHPLPY